Proteins from a genomic interval of Natator depressus isolate rNatDep1 chromosome 20, rNatDep2.hap1, whole genome shotgun sequence:
- the ESPL1 gene encoding separin isoform X2 gives MPSNHSCIVVHSSLLQARSRMKRLKGTDFMARTSNWEETGVLLLELKESLACAPEDPASTSKLSWQSTVCDKILRACNYWLGLGRNCLAHFESLLDLAELACQGYIAAGPQRVPLYLEKILYHLLRNIATQGAYDACLRFADLLYANLARCRSPEVPAEDFEAIAKSSFSVLWKGADALAKSDQAPKETRVVLSGRLQAVRFLVFLEEDCSAQLPLEPPFFTSQVARQAAAAAVMFEAQRTPLSKEDACFFSEQLARHLIVAILGGRSAAEPLPLQRSLCLFELTLERCRRLCKTSCFGEGKEVIDEAQGYLEGTGDLGKGFGAALGLLRAGVRLNQVLALGESQAGLPLSQAAAALSCAAGVPEPLPRVLGESCQLIVSSLNGYMKKSKRRLFSLEDILGLSAFMEGYSWLLHRLLDSIPPDNMKQQQAVKQLHYHSLQLCTTVAYDAFLGSQVAGAAGLEQLVGSCQSVITWMLDALEGLSEQDQVDYLDVTASCAFKLAYGFYSQKLYVEASSVTEVFCRKLGMAESCKYPEMSTERLHKCFKLQVESYRKLCWFEKSLESVALWLAALQSKITEQMAEPVLLWVRVKMDATKNGDEDLRLKTLKDGLEGHGLDAGTLVSVLSEELKAYKATRADTGQERFNVICDLLEICSEESSREHERAVNLVELAQVLCYHDYTEQTACSSLDSVQEALRLLDSVPVSAENQEQLLDDKAQALLWLYICTLESKMQESIERDQRVGDQGHKNLEDFEPNDLNYEDKLQDDKFLYNSISFNLVADSAQAKCLDDALALWKKLLAKKGVPVVRSAEQTVVSLHILAALYRMMAKPLQSMESYLLIRTLSSVLGDWLGTANALCQVTKLLFLLESPSEAKIFLEEAESCLQKADCSSDSYLVLKQTCLILHSQLCCANHKVEEGLTLLLEVLQHPALQKISKVWYLLRAHVLQLMAVYLSLSSTSLLPELRQKLWAQGWKTPETALADAHKLFRSILLLLMGGDLLSSPKTVTETQFVDHGENLLQKWQVLADMLVCSEKLIALFSQVEMVCEAKAFCLEALKLAMKLQSIRWCAGFLVLKAKLELQRSELELCHSDLQQALFLLESGTDFETKEKQKSEVKIKPKKGRSKGSKCQVPSAEPPGEEDGFLKGPSLEFVDTVSRQEKESVLTTSPVLKPKKKRCLNFLSHSALCSCSLCSDVTLSAVCLHWVVSYGQWELASGNRAEGLGLLQASLERCVVMTSRFSTMVREASQHKGKKAAIWDRSMLGLLDNLVANIYATVAAQSMGGHQPEKRLWELLEAGLTFLSSRVPCLPGLEYHKASLLLTKAVATIYSLASKHNGCMAHIFSSTWAWKPLTPSSETKGSAVTKTIKREENLPLKSRSKKNPVAASGPKPKAKRGQGIKPLPLIDSSDVFALGDSDGEVPPIVIRPVMDPCTPVQKSLPTTKGRSHTKPTPGPKAPFMVFNESSPPGAKSQLLKAPKASKRVRSRLKVVFSDDSDVEDPTAAAQGPENKGLAAHKESGPASHKTTQASAYGRKASRPKALVADAEGAQARSSDNCPQSSKAKPRRTRAGNRKAAGQEEKKGAAQRGPCGHGQGQEEEGELLRTIKEQEVMEEGFEISFEVLRGSDEEEPAPGRKRLFAYGQDCVEGEHEVLRRDASADLEENFLVAEKKGSHDPFNLQPLSSSLAAAVSLSSLDSVCNSLKAAFQAISHCPPGTLYCQLCRLLALCIGSQDPLTTAYLVSESVSITVRHQLMSNVHRRLYKMKKKSVADVADQLQELALQGGDANLQLQHLLQLQRLFAFSSAGLGQWETESFREQLQKIPSGVTVCLLTLVSLQPGTLGDTLLLTRLEKESTPVTIHIPTVQSKAPLSSVLGEFDAIQKEQKEFSSCTDKRDWWLGRTELDRRMKVLTETLEKEVLSCWKGALLPASQDSGVAKEASSLQERLRGCGWQNSDPALLKLVLNGSHLLTPQDVQCLASGLCPAQPDAAQAFLQEAVDKWRSCSGQTSGHLVLVLDKHLQKLPWENIPCLRTLPVTRLPSLRFLLSYSLTQRYRPGFILTCGVNPSSAFYVLNPHDNLPGTEERFRAWFESEPGWTGVTGEVPSQEQMQSALTQRDLYIYAGHGAGARFLDGPSILKLDCGAVALLFGCSSAALAVRGNLEGTGIILKYIMAGCPLVLGNLWDVTDRDIDRYMEALLQSWLKAGSGAPLLQYVAQSRQAPKLKYLIGAAPIAYGLPVSLR, from the exons atgccATCCAATCACTCCTGTATCGTGGTTCATTCTTCCTTGCTACAGGCCAGAAGTAGGATGAAGCGCCTAAAAGGAACCGATTTTATGGCACGAACCAGCAATTGGGAGGAGACGGGGGTGCTGCTGTTGGAATTGAAG GAAAGCCTTGCCTGTGCCCCAGAAGACCCAGCCAGTACAAGCAAGCTCTCCTGGCAGAGCACGGTGTGTGATAAAATCCTGCGGGCTTGCAACTACTGGCTGGGACTAGGCAGGAACTGCCTGGCACACTTTGAAAGCCTCTTGGACCTGGCTGAGTTGGCATGCCAGGGTTATATAGCAGCCGGGCCCCAGCGTGTTCCCCTTTATCTGGAGAAAATCCTCTACCACCTGCTGAGGAACATTGCCACCCAGGGAGCCTATGATGCCTGCTTAAGGTTTGCTGATCTGCTCTATGCCAACCTGGCAAGGTGCCGGTCCCCAGAGGTGCCTGCTGAAGACTTTGAGGCCATTGCCAAGAGCAGCTTTAGTGTGCTGTGGAAGGGTGCAGATGCCCTTGCTAAATCAGACCAGGCACCAAAGGAAACCAGGGTGGTGCTTTCAGGCCGGCTGCAGGCCGTGCGCTTTCTGGTCTTTCTGGAGGAAGACTGCTCAGCCCAGCTGCCCCTGGAGCCCCCATTCTTTACCTCCCAAGTTGCTCGtcaagctgcagctgctgctgtgatgTTTGAGGCCCAAAGGACCCCCCTGAGCAAAGAAGATGCCTGCTTCTTCAGCGAGCAGCTTGCTCGCCACCTGATCGTAGCCATACTGGGTGGGAGGAGTGCAGCGGAGCCCTTGCCCCTGCAGCGGTCCCTATGCCTGTTCGAGCTCACCTTGGAGCGGTGCCGGCGTCTCTGCAAGACCAGCTGCTTTGGGGAAGGCAAAGAAGTGATAGACGAAGCCCAGGGCTACCTGGAAGGAACTGGTGACCTTGGGAAGGGCTTTGGTGCTGCTCTGGGTCTCCTTCGTGCTGGAGTCCGGCTAAACCAGGTGTTAGCACTGGGTGAGAGTCAGGCTGGGCTGCCCCTCTcccaagctgctgcagctctgagCTGTGCAGCTGGagtccctgagcccctgcccagAGTGCTGGGTGAAAGCTGCCAGCTCATTGTCTCTTCCCTAAATGGGTACATGAAGAAGAGCAAGCGGAGGCTGTTCAGCCTGGAGGACATCCTTGGCCTTTCCGCCTTCATGGAGGGTTATTCCTGGCTTCTCCATAGGCTGCTGGATAGT ATTCCTCCTGACAACATGAAACAGCAACAAGCCGTGAAACAGCTACACTATCACAGCCTGCAGCTCTGCACCACAGTGGCATATGATGCCTTCCTGGGTTCCCAG GTGGCAGGGGCGGCTGGACTGGAGCAGCTGGTGGGCTCTTGCCAAAGTGTCATTACCTGGATGCTTGATGCACTAGAGGGGCTCTCCGAACAAGACCAGGTGGACTACCTTGATGTCACAG CCTCGTGTGCATTCAAGCTGGCCTATGGCTTCTACAGCCAGAAGCTGTATGTGGAGGCCAGCTCGGTGACTGAGGTGTTCTGCCGCAAGCTGGGGATGGCAGAATCCTGTAAATATCCAGAGATGTCCACAGAAAGA tTGCACAAATGCTTTAAGCTGCAGGTGGAAAGCTACAGGAAGCTGTGTTGGTTTGAGAAGAGCCTTGAGTCTGTGGCACTCTGGCTGGCGGCACTGCAAAGCAAAATCACGGAGCAGATGGCAGAGCCAGTCTTGCTCTGGGTCAGAGTCAAAATGGACGCAACAAAAAATGGAGATGAAGACTTGAGGCTAAA GACTCTGAAGGATGGCTTGGAGGGGCATGGCCTGGATGCAGGGACCCTGGTGTCTGTGCTCTCTGAAGAACTGAAAGCCTACAAGGCTACACGGGCCGACACGGGGCAGGAGCGCTTCAATGTGATCTGTGACCTGCTGGAGATCTGCTCAGAGGAGAGCAGCCGAGAGCATGAGCGGGCGGTGAACCtggtggagctggcccaggtgCTGTGTTATCATGACTACACGGAGCAGACCGCCTG CTCCTCCCTGGACTCAGTACAGGAGGCCCTGCGACTGTTGGACTCTGTACCTGTTAGTGCTGAGAACCAGGAGCAGCTCCTGGATGACAAAGCACAGGCCTTGCTCTGGCTCTACATCTGCACCCTCGAATCCAAAATGCAGGAG AGCATTGAGAGGGACCAGAGAGTCGGAGACCAGGGGCACAAGAACCTGGAGGATTTTGAACCCAATGACCTCAACTATGAAGACAAGCTCCAAGATGACAAGTTCCTGTACAACAGCATCTCCTTCAACCTGGTGGCAGATTCTG CACAGGCCAAGTGCCTGGATGATGCCCTTGCCTTGTGGAAGAAGCTCCTGGCCAAGAAGGGAGTCCCGGTAGTGCGCAGTGCCGAGCAGACCGTGGTCTCCCTGCACATCCTGGCAGCACTCTACAGAATGATGGCAAAG CCGCTGCAATCCATGGAAAGCTATCTCCTGATCAGAACCCTCTCCAGTGTCCTTGGTGACTGGCTTGGGACAGCCAACGCCTTGTGTCAAGTGACTAAACTACTGTTCCTGCTGGAGAGCCCCAGTGAAGCCAAG ATCTTCCTGGAAGAAGCAGAGTCCTGCTTGCAAAAGGCTGACTGCAGCAGTGACTCCTATCTAGTGCTGAAGCAAACGTGCCTTATACTCCATAGCCAGCTGTGCTGTGCAAACCATAAG GTTGAAGAAGGCCTCACTCTGTTGCTAGAGGTCCTCCAACACCCAGCCCTGCAGAAGATCTCAAAGGTTTGGTACCTGCTCCGAGCCCATGTCCTCCAGTTGATGGCAGTTTATCTCAGCCTTTCTTCAACCAGCCTTTTGCCTGAGCTCAGGCAAAAGCTCTGGGCTCAAG GATGGAAGACCCCTGAGACCGCTCTTGCTGATGCTCACAAACTCTTCCGCAGCATCCTCCTTCTCCTGATGGGAGGTGACTTGCTGTCCTCTCCTAAAACTGTGACAGAAACGCAGTTTGTGGATCATG GGGAAAATCTCCTGCAGAAATGGCAGGTGCTGGCTGACATGCTGGTCTGCTCGGAGAAGCTCATTGCCCTCTTCAGCCAAGTGGAGATGGTGTGTGAAGCCAAAGCCTTCTGCTTGGAAGCCCTCAAACTCGCCATGAAGCTGCAGTCCATTCGGTG GTGTGCTGGGTTTCTGGTCTTGAAGGCCAAGCTGGAGCTGCAGCgaagtgagctggagctgtgTCACTCAGACCTCCAACAAGCCCTGTTCCTGCTAGAATCTGGCACTG ACTTTGAAACAAAAGAGAAGCAGAAAAGCGAAGTGAAGAtcaaacccaagaagggcaggtcCAAGGGCAGCAAGTGCCAAGTCCCCAGTGCTGAGCCTCCCGGGGAAGAGGATGGCTTCCTGAAGGGCCCGTCGCTAGAGTTTGTGGACACagtgagcaggcaggagaaggAGAGTGTCCTGACCACCTCCCCGGTGCTGAAACCCAAGAAAAAGAGGTGTTTGAACTTCCTGAGCCACTCCGCCCTGTGCTCCTGCTCCCTCTGCTCTGACGTGACCCTCTCAGCCGTCTGTCTCCACTGGGTGGTCTCctatggccagtgggagctggcaTCAGGGAACAGAGCAGAAGGGTTAGGTCTCCTCCAGGCTAGTCTGGAGCGCTGTGTGGTCATGACCTCACGCTTCTCCACCATGGTGCGGGAGGCATCCCAGCACAAAGGCAAGAAGGCTGCTATTTGGGACCGATCCATGCTTGGGCTGCTGGACAATCTGGTCGCCAACATCTATGCCActgtggctgctcaaagcatggGTGGCCACCAGCCGGAGAAGAGACTATGGGAGCTCCTGGAGGCTGGCCTGACGTTCCTATCTTCCAGAGTGCCCTGCCTGCCAGGTCTGGAGTACCACAAAGCCAGCCTGCTGCTCACCAAAGCTGTGGCTACCATCTACAGCCTGGCCTCCAAGCATAATGGCTGCATGGCCCACATCTTCTCCAGCACCTGGGCCTGGAAACCCTTAACTCCCTCCTCTGAGACCAAAGGATCAGCAGTGACCAAGACAATCAAGAGAGAGGAGAATCTGCCCCTGAAGAGTAGAAGCAAGAAGAATCCAGTGGCAGCATCTGGCCCAAAACCCAAAGCCAAGAGAGGCCAGGGAATCAAACCTCTGCCTTTGATAGACTCCAGTGATGTCTTTGCCCTGGGTGACTCAGACGGAGAGGTGCCCCCAATTGTTATTAGACCTGTGATGGATCCCTGCACCCCAGTGCAGAAATCCTTGCCTACCACCAAGGGTCGTTCGCACACTAAGCCAACCCCTGGCCCCAAGGCTCCGTTCATGGTGTTCAACGAGTCCTCCCCTCCAGGGGCAAAGTCCCAGCTGCTGAAGGCTCCCAAAGCTTCCAAGAGAGTCCGATCTCGCCTGAAG GTGGTCTTCAGCGATGACAGTGATGTGGAGGATCCCACTGCAGCAGCCCAGGGGCCAGAGAACAAGGGGCTGGCAGCTCACAAAGAGTCAGGGCCTGCCAGCCACAAGACAACACAGGCATCGGCCTATGGCAGGAAGGCTTCACGGCCAAAGGCCTTGGTTGCTGATGCAGAGGGGGCCCAAGCCCGCTCTTCGGATAACTGCCCCCAGAGCAGCAAAGCCAAGCCCCGGAGAACACGAGCAGGCAACAGGAAAGCTGCTGGGCAAGAAGAAAAGAAGGGAGCAGCCCAGAGAGGCCCCTGTGGGCAtggacaggggcaggaggaggaaggggagctcCTGAGAACCATCAAGGAACAGGAGGTGATGGAAGAGGGATTTGAGATCAGCTTTGAGGTCTTGCGAGGATCTGATGAGGAGGAGCCAGCCCCAG GGAGGAAGAGGCTCTTTGCCTACGGGCAGGACTGTGTCGAAGGGGAGCACGAGGTTCTCCGGCGAGATGCCAGTGCTGATCTGGAAGAGAACTTCctggtggcagagaagaaaggaAGCCACGACCCCTTCAACCTGCAGCCgctctcctcctccctggctgctgctgtca GTTTGTCCTCTCTGGACTCTGTCTGCAACTCCCTGAAAGCCGCCTTCCAGGCCATCAGCCACTGCCCTCCAGGCACCCTCTACTGCCAGCTCTGCCGGCTGTTGGCACTGTGCATTGGCAGTCAGGACCCCCTCACTACTGCCTACCTGGTTTCAGAGTCCGTCTCTATCACTGTCCGCCATCAGCTGATGAGCAACGTTCACAGGAGACTGTA caaaatgaagaaaaagtcaGTGGCCGATGTTGCTGACCAGCTGCAGGAGCTcgccctgcagggaggggatgcCAACTTGCAGCTCCAGCACCTCTTGCAGCTTCAGCGTTTGTTTGCATTCAGCTCGGCGGGGCTGGGCCAGTGGGAGACAGAGAGCTTCAGGGAGCAGCTGCAAAAAATCCCCAGTG GTGTAACAGTGTGCCTGCTGACCCTGGTGAGCCTTCAGCCCGGCACCCTTGGGGACACCTTGCTGCTAAcgcggctggagaaggagagcACCCCAGTGACCATCCACATCCCAACTGTGCAGAGCAAG GCGCCCCTGAGCTCGGTGCTTGGCGAGTTCGACGCCATCCAGAAGGAGCAGAAGGAATTCAGCAGCTGCACGGACAAGAGGGACTGGTGGCTGGGCCGGACAGAGCTGGACAGGAGGATGAAG GTCCTGACCGAGACCCTGGAGAAGGAGGTGCTGAGCTGCTGGAAGGGGGCCTTGCTGCcggccagccaggactctggtgTGGCCAAGGAGGCCTCCAGCCTGCAGGAACGTCTCAGGGGGTGTGGCTGGCAAAATTCAGATCCGGCACTGCTGAAG CTCGTGTTGAACGgctctcacctcctcacccctcaagatgtgcagtgcctggcatcCGGGCTGTGCCCGGCGCAGCCAGACGCCGCCCAGGCCTTCCTGCAGGAGGCGGTGGACAAGTGGAGATCCTGCAGTGGGCAGACGAGCGGTCACCTGGTTCTTGTGCTGGACAAG CACCTGCAGAAGCTGCCCTGGGAGAACATCCCCTGCTTGAGAACCCTGCCAGTGACCCGGTTACCCTCCCTGCGCTTCCTGCTCAGCTACTCCCTCACTCAGAGg TATCGGCCAGGGTTCATCCTCACCTGCGGGGTGAATCCCAGCAGTGCCTTCTACGTCCTCAACCCACATGACAACCTGCCAGGGACGGAGGAGCGCTTCCGAGCCTGGTTTGAGAG CGAACCCGGCTGGACGGGGGTGACAGGAGAAGTCCCAAGCCAGGAGCAGATGCAGTCAGCTCTCACGCAGCGTGATCTCTATAT CTACGCCGGGCATGGAGCCGGTGCCCGCTTCCTGGATGGACCGTCAATCCTAAAGCTGGACTGCGGTGCTGTGGCCCTGCTCTTTGGCTGCAGCAGTGCCGCCCTGGCTGTGCGCGGCAACTTGGAGGGAACTGGTATCATCCTCAAGTACATCATGGCAGGATG CCCCCTGGTGTTGGGAAACCTCTGGGACGTGACTGACCGAGACATCGACCGCTATATGGAGGCGCTCCTCCAGAGCTGGCTAAAGGCAGGGTCAGGTGCACCTCTCCTCCAGTATGTTGCCCAGTCCCGCCAGGCCCCCAAACTCAAATACCTCATCGGAGCAGCCCCCATAGCCTATGGCTTACCTGTGTCTCTGCGGTGA